A region of Streptomyces sp. R44 DNA encodes the following proteins:
- a CDS encoding M28 family peptidase has translation MNLSVPRRVTAAAALAALALGGLTGTASAGSQAAAAAPDIPLASVKQHLADLQSIATANGGNRAHGRTGYKASIDFVKAKLDAAGYTTTLQQFSYNGATGYNLIADWPGGDPNQVIMSGSHLDSVTGGPGINDNGSGSAAILETALAVSRAQFQPTKHLRFGWWGAEELGLVGSKYYVNNLPTTERSKIKGYLNFDMIGSPNPGYFVYDDDPAIEQTFKDYYAGLGIPTEIETEGDGRSDHAPFKNAGIPVGGLFSGADYTKTAAQAQKWGGTAGQAFDRCYHSSCDTTANINDTALDRNADAIAYAIWNLSSGTTTPPTGTVFENTADVSIPDNGAAVTSTVNVTGITGNAPSTLKVGVDIVHTYIGDLVVDLIAPDGSVYSLSNRAGGSADNINTTYTVNASSEVANGAWKLRVQDKASIDTGYISGFKLTFP, from the coding sequence ATGAACCTCTCCGTGCCCAGACGCGTCACCGCGGCCGCCGCCCTCGCGGCGCTCGCCCTCGGCGGACTCACCGGTACCGCCTCCGCCGGGTCGCAGGCGGCCGCCGCCGCGCCCGACATCCCGCTCGCCAGCGTCAAGCAGCACTTGGCGGACCTCCAGTCGATCGCCACCGCCAACGGCGGCAACCGCGCCCACGGCCGTACCGGCTACAAGGCCTCGATCGACTTCGTGAAGGCGAAGCTGGACGCCGCCGGCTACACCACCACGCTCCAGCAGTTCAGCTACAACGGCGCCACCGGCTACAACCTGATAGCCGACTGGCCGGGCGGCGACCCGAACCAGGTGATCATGTCCGGCTCGCACCTGGACTCGGTCACCGGCGGCCCCGGCATCAACGACAACGGCTCCGGGTCCGCCGCGATCCTGGAGACCGCGCTGGCCGTCTCCCGCGCCCAGTTCCAGCCGACGAAGCACCTGCGCTTCGGCTGGTGGGGCGCCGAGGAGCTCGGGCTCGTCGGCTCGAAGTACTACGTCAACAACCTGCCCACCACCGAGCGTTCGAAGATCAAGGGCTATCTGAACTTCGACATGATCGGCTCGCCGAACCCGGGCTACTTCGTCTACGACGACGACCCGGCGATCGAGCAGACCTTCAAGGACTACTACGCCGGGCTCGGCATCCCCACCGAGATCGAGACCGAGGGCGACGGCCGCTCCGACCACGCACCCTTCAAGAACGCGGGCATCCCGGTCGGCGGGCTCTTCTCCGGCGCCGACTACACCAAGACCGCGGCGCAGGCGCAGAAGTGGGGCGGCACGGCCGGCCAGGCCTTCGACCGCTGCTACCACTCGTCGTGCGACACCACGGCGAACATCAACGACACCGCCCTGGACCGGAACGCGGACGCCATCGCGTACGCGATCTGGAACCTGTCCAGCGGGACGACGACCCCGCCGACCGGCACGGTCTTCGAGAACACCGCCGACGTCTCCATCCCGGACAACGGCGCCGCGGTGACCTCCACCGTGAACGTCACGGGCATCACGGGGAACGCGCCGAGCACCCTCAAGGTCGGCGTGGACATCGTCCACACCTACATCGGTGACCTCGTCGTCGACCTGATCGCGCCCGACGGCTCGGTCTACAGCCTGTCCAACCGGGCGGGCGGCAGCGCGGACAACATCAACACCACCTACACCGTGAACGCCTCCTCGGAGGTCGCCAACGGTGCCTGGAAGCTCCGCGTCCAGGACAAGGCCTCGATCGACACGGGTTACATCAGCGGCTTCAAGCTGACGTTCCCGTAA
- a CDS encoding polyprenyl synthetase family protein has product MTVVGPFGLSVRDQALEADVQTGLAAVEAGLLDATKSDVPFITEAAQHLVLAGGKRFRPLLVMLAAQFGDPYAPGVVPSAVVVELTHLATLYHDDVMDEADVRRGVDSANTRWGNSIAVLTGDFLFARASHTLADLGPEAVRIQSEAFERLVTGQILETAGPTDGRDPVEHYLDVLGGKTGSLVAVSCRFGAMMAGADESVVDILTQYGERLGVAFQLADDVLDIASDSHESGKTPGTDLREGIPTLPVLHLRAAAAAHGRPEDLELVALIDGDLSDDERHAEALRLLRAHPALEQARRDTVRYAEEARAMLAPLPECYAKAALAEMCDAVVHRAG; this is encoded by the coding sequence GTGACCGTCGTCGGGCCGTTCGGTCTTAGCGTGCGGGACCAGGCTCTTGAGGCCGATGTCCAGACCGGTTTGGCGGCTGTGGAGGCGGGCCTCCTGGACGCCACCAAGAGCGATGTCCCCTTCATCACGGAGGCCGCGCAGCACCTGGTCCTGGCCGGGGGGAAGCGGTTCCGCCCCCTGCTCGTGATGCTCGCCGCCCAGTTCGGCGACCCCTACGCGCCGGGCGTCGTGCCCTCCGCCGTGGTCGTCGAGCTCACCCACCTCGCCACGCTCTACCACGACGACGTCATGGACGAGGCCGACGTCCGGCGCGGCGTCGACAGCGCCAACACCCGCTGGGGCAACTCGATCGCCGTCCTCACGGGTGACTTCCTCTTCGCCCGCGCCTCGCACACGCTCGCGGACCTCGGTCCCGAGGCCGTACGCATCCAGTCCGAGGCGTTCGAACGGCTCGTCACCGGCCAGATCCTGGAGACCGCCGGGCCCACCGACGGCCGCGACCCCGTCGAGCACTACCTCGACGTCCTCGGCGGCAAGACCGGCTCCCTCGTCGCCGTCTCCTGCCGCTTCGGCGCCATGATGGCCGGCGCCGACGAGAGCGTCGTCGACATCCTCACCCAGTACGGCGAGCGGCTCGGCGTCGCCTTCCAGCTCGCCGACGACGTCCTCGACATCGCCTCCGACTCCCACGAGTCCGGCAAGACCCCCGGCACCGACCTCCGCGAGGGCATCCCCACCCTCCCCGTCCTCCACCTGCGGGCCGCGGCGGCCGCCCACGGCCGCCCGGAGGACCTGGAGCTCGTCGCCCTGATCGACGGCGACCTCAGTGACGACGAGCGGCACGCCGAGGCCCTGCGCCTGCTGCGCGCCCACCCCGCCCTGGAGCAGGCCCGCCGCGACACCGTGCGGTACGCCGAGGAGGCGCGCGCGATGCTGGCGCCGCTGCCCGAGTGCTACGCGAAGGCGGCGCTCGCGGAGATGTGCGACGCCGTGGTCCACCGCGCGGGGTAG
- a CDS encoding HEAT repeat domain-containing protein, giving the protein MATFVHLTPGANTARVRRSGLRAAGHGERRGVFLFPVLPSYPLTHQWLRELSRRPGPRGFVAVHVRLPDGEPVTVGRYNDRAPAPVTAAEAVRRTAGAADARGWEVFLPRSVTPAEVRHIRAVRQVNGWRYLPDAHGTPPCTCFGCRERGSYGSRRLAERRPHPLDGPPPAPRVLLARVEAAQARGDAAALCEALRWYGMRRRGPVARLSGLAQHPDPAVRTALVEAVAYWSTPGVDALLRELGRDADPGVREAVEDATVR; this is encoded by the coding sequence ATGGCGACCTTCGTCCACCTCACCCCCGGCGCGAACACGGCACGCGTCCGCCGGTCCGGCCTGCGGGCCGCCGGGCACGGCGAGCGGCGCGGGGTGTTCCTCTTCCCCGTCCTCCCCTCGTACCCCCTCACCCACCAGTGGCTGCGCGAGCTGTCCCGCCGCCCGGGACCGCGCGGGTTCGTCGCCGTGCACGTACGGCTGCCCGACGGGGAACCGGTGACCGTCGGCCGGTACAACGACCGCGCGCCGGCGCCGGTGACGGCGGCCGAGGCGGTACGGCGGACGGCCGGGGCGGCGGACGCCCGGGGCTGGGAGGTGTTCCTGCCGCGCTCCGTCACGCCCGCCGAGGTACGGCACATCCGGGCGGTCCGGCAGGTCAACGGGTGGCGCTATCTGCCCGACGCCCACGGCACTCCGCCCTGCACCTGCTTCGGCTGCCGGGAGCGCGGGAGCTACGGCTCGCGCCGGCTCGCGGAGCGGCGACCGCATCCCCTCGACGGGCCCCCGCCCGCGCCGCGCGTGCTCCTCGCGCGCGTGGAGGCGGCTCAGGCGCGGGGGGACGCGGCGGCGCTGTGCGAGGCCCTGCGCTGGTACGGGATGCGGCGACGCGGCCCGGTGGCGCGGCTGTCCGGGCTCGCCCAGCACCCCGACCCGGCCGTGCGGACCGCGCTGGTCGAGGCGGTGGCGTACTGGTCGACCCCCGGAGTGGACGCCCTGCTACGGGAGTTGGGCCGGGACGCCGACCCCGGGGTGCGCGAGGCGGTGGAGGATGCCACCGTCCGCTGA
- a CDS encoding outer membrane lipoprotein carrier protein LolA — MAETRKASRFIVPVAVAGVAAATIGLVPALAASGDPDLPEITAQQLIEKIAASDTQTLSGTFKISTDLGLPALDGLASGLGGLDGDGGPSSADPSEKLTELFSGSHTLRVAADGPERQKLTLLDGSDEYSLIHNGDDVWGYDSKSNEAFHEKGASSGAPDANEKDRKLPGTPKELADEVLKAAGDTTSITVDGTAKVAGRDAYQLVIKPKQAGSTVESVKIAVDAANGTPLKFTLSSVEGGKPVVDAGFTKVDFGKPAASEFTFTAPKGAKVTEGGAEKAKDSAEDLPEGFEDFGKGFPGLGAGFGGEGGDMNVIGEGWTTIARIDSGAPAPKTDEAPKEIQGFLDSFGDKVTGKFGSGTVFKTKLVNALLTDDGKVYVGAVTKDALVNAANAAK; from the coding sequence ATGGCAGAGACCCGTAAGGCGAGCCGGTTCATCGTCCCGGTCGCGGTGGCCGGAGTGGCCGCGGCGACCATCGGGCTCGTCCCGGCGCTCGCGGCGTCCGGCGACCCGGACCTGCCGGAGATCACGGCCCAGCAGCTCATCGAGAAGATCGCCGCCTCGGACACCCAGACCCTGTCCGGCACCTTCAAGATCTCCACCGACCTGGGCCTGCCGGCCCTCGACGGCCTGGCGTCCGGCCTCGGGGGCCTGGACGGCGACGGCGGCCCCTCCTCGGCCGACCCGTCCGAGAAGCTCACCGAGCTCTTCTCGGGCAGCCACACCCTGCGCGTGGCGGCGGACGGCCCCGAGCGCCAGAAGCTCACCCTGCTGGACGGCTCCGACGAGTACAGCCTCATCCACAACGGCGACGACGTCTGGGGCTACGACAGCAAGTCGAACGAGGCCTTCCACGAGAAGGGGGCGTCGTCCGGTGCCCCCGACGCCAACGAGAAGGACCGGAAGCTCCCCGGCACGCCGAAGGAGCTCGCCGACGAGGTCCTGAAGGCCGCCGGCGACACGACGTCGATCACGGTCGACGGCACGGCGAAGGTGGCCGGCCGGGACGCGTACCAGCTGGTGATCAAGCCGAAGCAGGCCGGTTCCACGGTCGAGTCGGTGAAGATCGCGGTGGACGCGGCGAACGGCACCCCGCTGAAGTTCACCCTCTCCTCGGTCGAGGGCGGCAAGCCGGTCGTCGACGCGGGCTTCACGAAGGTCGACTTCGGGAAGCCGGCCGCCTCGGAGTTCACCTTCACCGCGCCGAAGGGCGCGAAGGTGACGGAGGGCGGGGCGGAGAAGGCGAAGGATTCCGCCGAGGACCTGCCGGAGGGCTTCGAGGACTTCGGGAAGGGGTTCCCCGGCCTCGGAGCGGGCTTCGGCGGCGAGGGCGGCGACATGAACGTCATCGGCGAGGGCTGGACGACGATCGCGCGGATCGACTCGGGTGCGCCGGCGCCCAAGACCGACGAGGCGCCGAAGGAGATCCAGGGCTTCCTGGACTCCTTCGGCGACAAGGTCACCGGAAAGTTCGGCTCCGGCACCGTCTTCAAGACGAAGCTGGTGAACGCGCTCCTCACCGACGACGGCAAGGTCTACGTCGGCGCGGTGACGAAGGACGCGCTGGTGAACGCGGCGAACGCCGCGAAGTAG
- a CDS encoding winged helix-turn-helix transcriptional regulator, with the protein MEEGTSKYPSHCAGTEGAHGGDGDPDPFQWDTREDCEVRQILDRFADKWSLLVIALLDRRVLRFTELKREIDGVSQRMLTVTLRQLERDGLVKRTVHPVVPPRVEYELTSLGGTLHTTIRSLVTWTEQHQNEIAAAREAYDAREAAGVA; encoded by the coding sequence ATGGAAGAAGGCACTTCGAAGTACCCGAGTCACTGCGCGGGAACCGAGGGGGCCCACGGAGGCGACGGGGACCCCGATCCCTTCCAGTGGGACACCCGCGAGGACTGCGAGGTGCGGCAGATCCTCGACCGATTCGCCGACAAGTGGTCCCTCCTCGTCATCGCCCTCCTCGACCGCCGCGTCCTGCGGTTCACCGAGCTGAAGCGGGAGATCGACGGCGTCAGCCAGCGCATGCTGACCGTGACGCTGCGTCAGCTGGAGCGCGACGGCCTGGTGAAGCGGACGGTCCACCCGGTGGTCCCGCCGCGCGTGGAGTACGAACTGACCTCCCTGGGCGGCACGTTGCACACCACGATCCGCTCCCTGGTGACCTGGACCGAGCAGCACCAGAACGAGATCGCGGCGGCGCGGGAGGCCTATGACGCCCGGGAGGCGGCGGGGGTGGCCTGA
- a CDS encoding CocE/NonD family hydrolase, whose amino-acid sequence MKIRTDFPYETRHEDIRIPLPDGTRLYARVWRPLTDEPVPALLEYLPYRLTDWTAPRDWQRHPWYAGHGYASVRVDVRGHGNSEGLPGDEYDPVELADGVAVVNWLAEQPWCTGKVGMFGISWGGFNSLQIAALAPEPLKAIVTVCSTDDRYDNDVHYMGGSVLGVDMHAWAATMLAFVSRPPDPRYVGEEWRELWLERLEAVEPLIHTWLAHQTRDAYWKHGSVCEDYSAIRAAVLAVGGWHDPYRDTVLRLARHLPQDRVRGIIGPWSHQYPDRGLPPGPAIGFLQETLRWWDHHLKGVENDVMAEPLLRSWISASHPPATVYEELPGRWVADPAWPSPHVTPVTYGFQGAPVVVDSPQQTGIDAGRFFPFGNDADLPPDQRDEDAHSACFDFPVPADGPAIEILGRPSVSLALRTTAPTGQVIARLCDIAPDGSSTLVTRGALNFSARYGRDRAVEAQIGETESLVFELNGIGHTFPPGHRVRLAVSSTYWPWIWPQPDAAGFTLDPAGSSLTLPVRAPTQDAVAWEEPEQSAPLGVAYPATLEEPRPERVVVRDVAKGEWTLEVDPKYGGTRVYPDGLEYTEDAVETYTIEESGPLSARTRSEWTIRLHRPELAWDVTVDTRSEISCDADAFRTENEVVCKEGGEVVFHRTWEKRIPRTAG is encoded by the coding sequence ATGAAGATCCGTACCGACTTCCCGTACGAGACCCGCCACGAGGACATCCGCATCCCGCTGCCGGACGGCACCAGGCTGTACGCGCGCGTGTGGCGCCCGCTCACCGACGAACCCGTACCGGCCCTCCTGGAGTACCTGCCGTACCGCCTCACCGACTGGACGGCCCCCCGCGACTGGCAGCGCCACCCCTGGTACGCCGGCCACGGCTACGCCTCCGTACGCGTCGACGTCCGCGGCCACGGCAACAGCGAGGGCCTCCCCGGCGACGAGTACGACCCCGTCGAGCTCGCCGACGGCGTCGCCGTCGTGAACTGGCTCGCCGAGCAGCCCTGGTGCACCGGGAAGGTCGGCATGTTCGGCATCTCCTGGGGCGGCTTCAACTCGCTCCAGATCGCCGCCCTCGCCCCCGAGCCGCTCAAGGCGATCGTCACCGTCTGCTCCACCGACGACCGCTACGACAACGACGTGCACTACATGGGCGGCTCGGTCCTCGGCGTCGACATGCACGCCTGGGCGGCCACCATGCTCGCCTTCGTCTCCCGCCCCCCGGACCCCCGGTACGTCGGCGAGGAATGGCGCGAGCTGTGGCTGGAGCGCCTGGAAGCCGTCGAACCGCTCATCCACACCTGGCTCGCCCACCAGACCCGGGACGCGTACTGGAAGCACGGCAGCGTCTGCGAGGACTACTCCGCGATCCGGGCCGCCGTCCTCGCCGTCGGCGGCTGGCACGACCCGTACCGCGACACCGTCCTGCGGCTCGCCCGGCACCTCCCCCAGGACCGGGTCCGCGGCATCATCGGCCCCTGGTCCCACCAGTACCCCGACCGCGGCCTGCCGCCGGGCCCCGCGATCGGCTTCCTCCAGGAGACCCTGCGCTGGTGGGACCACCACCTCAAGGGCGTCGAGAACGACGTGATGGCCGAGCCGCTGCTCCGCTCCTGGATCAGCGCCTCACACCCGCCGGCCACCGTCTACGAGGAGCTGCCCGGCCGCTGGGTCGCCGACCCCGCCTGGCCCTCCCCGCACGTCACCCCCGTCACGTACGGCTTCCAGGGCGCCCCGGTCGTCGTCGACTCGCCGCAGCAGACCGGCATCGACGCGGGCCGCTTCTTCCCCTTCGGCAACGACGCCGACCTGCCGCCCGACCAGCGCGACGAGGACGCCCACTCGGCCTGCTTCGACTTCCCCGTACCGGCGGACGGGCCGGCCATCGAGATCCTGGGCCGCCCCTCCGTGAGCCTCGCCCTGCGCACCACCGCCCCCACCGGGCAGGTCATCGCCCGGCTCTGCGACATCGCCCCGGACGGCTCCTCCACGCTCGTCACCCGGGGCGCCCTGAACTTCTCCGCCCGCTACGGCCGCGACCGGGCCGTGGAGGCGCAGATCGGCGAGACGGAGAGCCTCGTCTTCGAGCTGAACGGCATCGGGCACACCTTCCCGCCCGGCCACCGGGTGCGGCTCGCCGTCTCCTCCACGTACTGGCCGTGGATCTGGCCCCAGCCCGACGCCGCCGGCTTCACCCTCGACCCGGCCGGCTCCTCCCTCACCCTCCCGGTCCGGGCACCCACCCAGGACGCCGTCGCCTGGGAGGAGCCCGAGCAGTCCGCGCCCCTCGGGGTCGCGTACCCGGCCACCCTGGAGGAGCCGCGCCCGGAGCGGGTGGTGGTCCGGGACGTGGCGAAGGGCGAGTGGACGCTGGAGGTCGACCCGAAGTACGGCGGCACGCGCGTGTACCCGGACGGCCTGGAGTACACCGAGGACGCCGTGGAGACCTACACGATCGAGGAGAGCGGCCCGCTGTCCGCCCGGACCCGCTCCGAGTGGACGATCCGGCTGCACCGGCCCGAACTGGCCTGGGACGTCACCGTCGACACCCGCTCGGAGATCTCCTGCGACGCGGACGCCTTCCGCACCGAGAACGAGGTGGTGTGCAAGGAGGGCGGCGAGGTCGTCTTCCACCGCACCTGGGAAAAGCGGATCCCCCGTACGGCGGGCTGA
- a CDS encoding peptide MFS transporter, translating into MSRTTIDTDTNGEQPPPEDDHAFLGHPRGLLSLSGLEVWERFSFLGMQAILVLYFAATVADGGLGMDPGTAASVSAAYGTLVYLVSVAGGWLADRILGSYRAVLWGGILIACGHYAMAVPTAAMTWVGLGLISAGTGLLKPNVATMVGKLYRTDDDRRDAGFALYYMAINIGAFAGPLITGWLADHKGYHWGFSAAALGMTLGLVQYVAGRRHLAGRRHSAEFALAPEAMRRAVRLIVAGTVVTGLLATALALAGRLTMDRFVDLLTLISVIAPVVYFAVMFRSPRVTAEERGRLKPYVVLFLASVAFNFILFQAYSTMMLLASTNARTTLLGFDFPASWYASALGAFEVLLAPVVAAVWARMGPRQPHASNKIAFGVILGGLSFLLMVLPTSGHADDTYEMAAWWIVGSYLLLGLGDVLLETSGMSATSKLAPKAFSSQTMSLWFLSLALANGIQAQTVKLYDDVSKPAYFGVNGAVAVAVGLAVIALAPWLRRTMHPVH; encoded by the coding sequence TTGTCCCGAACAACGATCGACACCGATACGAACGGCGAGCAGCCTCCCCCCGAGGACGACCACGCCTTCCTCGGGCATCCACGGGGTCTGCTGAGCCTCTCCGGCCTGGAGGTCTGGGAGCGGTTCTCGTTCCTCGGCATGCAGGCGATCCTCGTCCTCTACTTCGCCGCGACCGTCGCCGACGGCGGCCTCGGCATGGACCCGGGCACCGCGGCCTCCGTCTCCGCCGCCTACGGCACCCTCGTCTACCTCGTCTCCGTGGCCGGCGGCTGGCTCGCCGACCGCATCCTCGGCTCGTACCGCGCGGTCCTCTGGGGCGGCATCCTGATCGCCTGCGGGCATTACGCCATGGCGGTGCCGACCGCCGCCATGACCTGGGTCGGGCTCGGCCTGATCAGCGCCGGCACGGGCCTGCTCAAGCCGAACGTGGCGACGATGGTCGGCAAGCTCTACCGCACGGACGACGACCGCCGCGACGCCGGCTTCGCGCTCTACTACATGGCGATCAACATCGGCGCCTTCGCGGGACCGCTGATCACCGGCTGGCTCGCCGACCACAAGGGCTACCACTGGGGCTTCTCGGCCGCCGCCCTCGGCATGACCCTCGGCCTCGTCCAGTACGTCGCCGGCCGCCGTCACCTGGCCGGACGCAGGCACTCCGCCGAGTTCGCCCTCGCCCCCGAGGCCATGCGCCGGGCCGTGCGCCTGATCGTGGCCGGCACGGTCGTGACGGGCCTCCTCGCCACGGCCCTCGCCCTCGCCGGCCGGCTCACCATGGACCGGTTCGTCGACCTGCTGACCCTGATCTCGGTGATCGCCCCGGTCGTGTACTTCGCCGTCATGTTCCGCAGCCCCCGGGTGACCGCCGAGGAGCGCGGCCGCCTCAAGCCGTACGTCGTGCTCTTCCTGGCCTCGGTGGCGTTCAACTTCATCCTCTTCCAGGCGTACTCGACGATGATGCTGCTCGCCTCCACGAACGCCCGCACGACCCTCCTGGGCTTCGACTTCCCCGCGAGCTGGTACGCCTCCGCCCTCGGCGCCTTCGAGGTCCTCCTGGCGCCCGTGGTGGCCGCCGTCTGGGCCCGGATGGGGCCCCGGCAGCCGCACGCCTCCAACAAGATCGCCTTCGGGGTGATCCTCGGTGGCCTCTCCTTCCTCCTGATGGTCCTGCCGACCTCGGGACACGCCGACGACACCTACGAGATGGCCGCCTGGTGGATCGTCGGCTCCTACCTGCTGCTCGGCCTCGGCGACGTGCTCCTGGAGACCTCCGGCATGTCCGCGACCAGCAAGCTCGCCCCGAAGGCCTTCTCCAGCCAGACGATGTCCCTCTGGTTCCTCTCCCTCGCCCTCGCCAACGGCATCCAGGCCCAGACCGTGAAGCTCTACGACGACGTCTCCAAGCCCGCCTACTTCGGCGTGAACGGCGCCGTGGCCGTCGCCGTCGGCCTCGCCGTGATCGCCCTGGCGCCCTGGCTGCGCCGCACGATGCACCCCGTCCACTAG
- a CDS encoding NADPH-dependent F420 reductase produces the protein MKIAVLGTGEVGRRLATKLVSLGHEVAMGSRTPDNADAAKWAAEHGGTHGTFADATGPAELVVNATGGLVSLPVLQAAGAENLRGKVVIDVSNALDFSEGFPPKVGLPDGRSVAEQLQSAFPEARVVKTLNTMTNTVMVEPGRVPGRHHVFLSGDDADAKAVVAELLASFGWAADQIIDLGELSSARAAEQLLPMWLRLYGLLGTGDFNFSVAGA, from the coding sequence ATGAAGATCGCCGTACTGGGAACGGGCGAGGTCGGGCGCCGGCTCGCCACCAAGCTGGTCTCCCTCGGGCACGAGGTGGCGATGGGGTCCCGGACCCCGGACAACGCCGACGCCGCCAAGTGGGCCGCGGAGCACGGCGGGACGCACGGGACCTTCGCCGACGCGACCGGCCCCGCCGAGCTCGTCGTCAACGCGACCGGCGGGCTCGTCTCCCTGCCCGTCCTCCAGGCCGCGGGCGCCGAGAACCTGCGCGGCAAGGTCGTGATCGACGTGTCCAACGCGCTGGACTTCTCGGAGGGCTTCCCGCCCAAGGTCGGTCTGCCCGACGGCAGGAGTGTCGCCGAGCAGCTCCAGAGCGCCTTCCCGGAGGCGCGCGTCGTCAAGACGCTCAACACCATGACCAACACCGTCATGGTCGAGCCCGGCCGGGTCCCGGGGCGGCACCACGTCTTCCTGAGCGGCGACGACGCGGACGCGAAGGCCGTGGTCGCGGAGCTGCTGGCCTCCTTCGGCTGGGCGGCCGACCAGATCATCGACCTCGGCGAACTGTCGAGCGCCCGCGCCGCCGAACAGCTCCTGCCGATGTGGCTGCGGCTCTACGGGCTGCTCGGCACCGGCGACTTCAACTTCTCCGTCGCGGGGGCCTGA
- a CDS encoding DUF4291 domain-containing protein, producing the protein MEEPKYRIRALHTERTVTVYQAYRPAIGLPAARDGRFPDVWKRDRMTWIKPSFLWMMYRCGWGTKEGQETVLAVEISREGFEWALRNACLSHYKHGFHTDQASWKRQLRQAPARVQWDPERDLHLRALPYRSLQLGLSGEASRRYADEWTVSITDVTPLAREVHGLVRAGDLEAATRLLPRERPYPEREGLLDHLGVQAPATEKLKSPVPSSP; encoded by the coding sequence ATGGAAGAACCGAAGTACCGGATCCGCGCGCTCCACACCGAGCGCACGGTCACCGTCTATCAGGCGTACCGGCCCGCGATCGGGCTGCCCGCCGCCCGCGACGGCCGCTTCCCGGACGTCTGGAAGCGGGACCGGATGACGTGGATCAAGCCCTCGTTCCTGTGGATGATGTACCGCTGCGGCTGGGGGACGAAGGAGGGCCAGGAGACCGTCCTCGCCGTGGAGATCAGCCGCGAGGGCTTCGAGTGGGCCCTGCGGAACGCCTGTCTCTCGCACTACAAGCACGGCTTCCACACCGACCAGGCGTCCTGGAAGCGGCAGTTGAGGCAGGCGCCGGCCCGGGTGCAGTGGGACCCGGAGCGCGATCTGCACCTCCGGGCCCTCCCGTACCGCTCGCTCCAGCTCGGCCTGTCGGGCGAGGCGTCGCGCCGGTACGCGGACGAGTGGACGGTCTCGATCACCGACGTGACGCCGCTCGCGCGGGAGGTCCACGGTCTGGTCCGGGCGGGCGACCTGGAGGCGGCCACCCGGCTCCTGCCGCGGGAAAGGCCCTACCCGGAGCGGGAGGGCCTCCTCGACCACCTGGGGGTTCAGGCCCCCGCGACGGAGAAGTTGAAGTCGCCGGTGCCGAGCAGCCCGTAG